Sequence from the Magallana gigas chromosome 4, xbMagGiga1.1, whole genome shotgun sequence genome:
GCTGAATATTACACATCGGCCctgttgaaaatttgaaatgagaaaaatcaaacacatGACATCTTCAATCGGTTTGCCAAAATTATTCGTATTACAAGACaccttatttatgaaaataacattCGTTTGCTAAAATTCACATGCATTTGGTAATTGTAAACTACAAAACCGGACCTTGTATATGGATTTTGGGAAATAtttatatggttttttttataatgtttgaTCTGATATTTGAGTAAGGCCATATTCCAGTACATACACCAACATTTCAGAATAGAACAATTTCAGACTGCTTATTAACGTGAACACTAACTTCAAGCTGTAACATTATCAGGTTGGGCACCAACCCCCGTTTGGTGGTTAGAGTCCCATTTGGTGGTTAAATGCCTGAATGGTATACCTATTTTACCTACCAAATGGGACTCATTTTTCGTTCAACTCGGATTACGTTTTTCTGGAGGAAAGGCGCATCACGTTTATTACCGGGGCAAGTACTCTGACATGTTTGCTTCATAATTAAACAttcgtttaaaaattttaatgtgtCGATTTTTCCGCACATGtgtttaaacaagaggcccatggggccacatcgctcacctgagcaacaattggcgttcaaaagatattgtgccatatggtccctcggtagaataacaaaaaataaatattgtcaagtattcgaattttacacttatttttgcatacacgtaatatttgacattgacctttatgaaatactatttttttaccaaaataagaaaatcctacgcaagatataaaactaaacatttggtaggggtacactgttaagttgtttaaaacttccaattccctatattttcgttctgcccccccccccccccccccccactttgtaaagcgatcaaaatatgagagcatataggtacatttgtttcatcaactacttacttgttattgtatttaaaaaaaatatataatagttattgtattttattttaaaaatcctacatgtacagatgtgaagaagaaaattgtacctcaatgtgctcaattcctcaaattaaaacattcaaaaatttaatttgtcttctccattataattaaatgactgttatttacctcgcgtacaaaccaggataattttccgctgtgatattttcttaggaatagcgataattattttatccccataacagaaatgtgtcagaactatggaaactgttttaaagaagtcgtttttatttactcgtgtctgaaaaactatcaaaattgatgtagatttcacattatttattgtataatgaggggaccccagagagtaggtatatacagaatatcattcttctattttgtttgtacaagtatttaacatactctaattcatatagaatttctaatgttcaaccaaaatttcagcgtcaatcgtagaattataagcaagatacagagctcacagtttccctaggtttcagtcatattttgttgatatgactttattacattcagcttaagatttttaacttggtatttcctattcagcatttaaaatggaaaaaaagaatggcctaagattttcaattcttttattcactcaagaccagttcattGGTATttaaggttcaaaatcagtttatacatatgtacacaaacacagtcaaggatcacatgtacagtaggagtaataatgacgaaaaaaggttaagtttacaatacaataagttgttaaaattgGTTTCTGGCAGAACAGacttcttaataaatattgatatattaataaatattgacaaattttttaccttttcaatctttagtttttaagatctgtgtacaaacatagaattgtgagcaaatctctgtatcttgcttataattcgaagcttaacactcaaatatggttagtaaatagaaattgtaaacaattaaacacaagaaacatgcatgcactataacaaataaagaacacaatttattttttcgaaatgaatcatatatatacatgtatatatacctacatatttccttcagcgatatcaaactctatttaaactgaataaactcgagaaaatgccgagcatcgatctcaacaaaacctattgcattaatctaccattacgcaaaagataaagccgaattaccgatagaatgaattgtatttcagtacttttttgatacatcagattttgcttaatttgcgcaggtaaacagttaactgtttgatttaccgaagtctctgtttgaattgatacgtaaaaatcacgaaatacaagAGTTCCCAGGTTaaattacaaagcataaataatgaaaacgaaacgaaaatcagaacaagctaacaccaacgtcatgtgtgaaatctgtcaacgcattgaaatatttagcctcaatttacttcacaaaatcggcaccaatatattttgcatgtttcaaaaatttcccttcatacacgaactgttgcataacaagcaaattcatcatagtcagatcgaccctttttcgtataatgtcatggctgctttaaacaaagaacctcgttttagaagtattgaatacgagtcttggtaaaatgggtatgcaaacccgggccgtggcaaaataaaagccaaggcagatcgacaattgtcaattccaaatacgcattattttgcggcaatatttacagcgaatacaaatataactggtccatcaaatatcctgaaattttaatgagattggcagattaataactgccaatcttttgttttgaccaggccaagtcttgcctacccattttagcgGATGCCGAACCGAACCGAAGCtgaacacgcctttcctttatcattattttcgtaataactcagatttgaaactgaattagaccttaatttttgcaatttatattttccttcccataaggacaatttatgctaaactacgttgaatttgcctcggtagttcttgagaagaagatttttaaaaatgcacccccctttttctacagtttcaaggttttctccgctttgaatacagatcggacttttatttctgcaatttatattcgccatcccataaggatgctttgtgccaaatttggttgaaattggataagcggttttagagaagaagttcaaaatgtaaaaagtttacagacggacggacggacggacggacggacggacagacggacagacggacgacggacaaaatgtgatcagaatagctcacttgagctttcagctcaggtgagctaaaaaaggccGAAATGAAATGCTCCCCAGAAGTCGCGTATAAACATAGTGTTTATGTCTTCTAATAGATcgattttaatcaaagtacgACATGGCCTCATTCCTTGAACTCTTTACTTTCAATTTCTATCATCCGGGCATGTGAAAAACAATTGCAGCCAATCAAAACAATGATCTTTACGTGCGTGTCAGAAGCTAATTTAGGTATGGAAGCCCAATCGCGCTATATTAAATTTCTCAGTAAAACTTACTTAAAATTTTAACTAAcgaaatttgttttcttataaCATAAATAATGACTTATTACCATGTACTTtcgatattattttcataatctgACTTTACTTTTGTCACGGAATTTTACTGAAGTCATGTACGATTGGGCCTCCATACCTAAATTGAGCTTTCATCGTATTTCACTTAAGATCACCGATTTCATTGGCTGGTATTGTTTTCCATTTGCTCGGATGATAGAAATTGAAAGTAAAGAGTTCAAAGAATGAGGCCATGTcgtactttgattaaaatcgATCTATTAGAAGACATTAACGCTATGTTTATACGCGACTTCCGGGGAGCATTTCATATCGgcctttttttaaacacatgtgCGGAAAAATCGacacatgaatttttttaaacgaaTGCTTAATTATGAAGCAAACATGTCAGAGTACTTGACCCGCTAATAAACATGATGCGCCTTTCCTCCAGAAACACGTAATCCGAGTTGAACGAAAAATGAGTCCCATTTGGAAGGTAAAATAGGTATACCGTTCAGGCATTTAACCACCAAATGGGACTCCAACCACCAAACAGCGGTTGGTGCCCAACCTGATTATAGGGAAATCACAATATTATATCAAACATGTTTAATTATTTCCAGAAATAAGTTAATGCATTccaactaaataaaaaaaaaacaaaactaaacataacaaaaaaaaacacacaaaaaaacatCATATCAATCCCACAGTGGCAGTGTCAGTTGACCAACAATTTTTCAAGTACGGCACAATTCAATTGAATACCTATACAAGTCGTATCCAGCGGCCAATTTGGATCCTCGTGTTGgagaaaatgcattttttgacAGTTTGGCAAACTGCATCATTACAGATTCGACTGGCATCTTGCAGAGTTTCTTGTTTGGTGGCTCCtggatattttctttattctcAACAGCACTCATTTCCCGCGCAGTGAAATTTTGGCGCACTATTCTCGGAACTCCTCGGCTAAAATAAATCGTTCGTTCGTAAACTGTTTCGCGGAAATAGATATCGGGCTCGTTATTCCATCGTCATATTCACTTGGTTGAGAAAATTTGGAATGGACGAAAAAGCACTTGAGGAATCGTTGGAATTGTATAAATCACAGTTACTCCAAGTAGAACAGACTCTTCAGGCCGCGGGATCAGTGGAGAATGCAGATCTATTGCAATTACGTGAGGATCTCAAGGAACTGGTGTCCTTGACAGAAGATGGGTTGCTTTCGTTAAAAAAGAGCAACATTCTCAAAAGTTTAGAAAATGAAACCCCTGACAACTCTAAGGATGATGAGTACGCAGCATTTCAAGCAGCAATTGCCGCCGAGGAATGTAACGAGAAAGAGTCTGTTGACAGTGAACATGGTAAATTTACTGTGCATGATCATGATGATTATCCAACTTTCATAAATGGTGATAACAGTGCATCAAAGACTGAAACAAGCTGTTCTAGCAACACAGATCCTGTTTGTAAGCTAAAACAAAACATCAAGGAGGAGTTATCAGAAATAGTGGGGACTCTGTGCCGTGCACCATACCTACATGAATGGGGGTCATCAAGTTACCACAATGCCATGGTGACAGACATTGATATATCAGATGATAATGAAGTTATGGTGTCAGTGTTGTTTTGTAATCCGACTCATGAAGGCATGCTTCCGTGTGAGTATCATATAGAGGGGAAGTGCAAATTTTCGGCTGATCAGTGTAGATTCTCTCATGGAGACTCAGTAAAGCTCGAAGATCTTCGAGAGTACACAGAACCCAAGTACAGTTCACTGAAAATGGAGTCTCCTTGTTTAGCTCTTTTCACAGATGGTCTTTGGTATCGTGCAGTGATTGTTGACATTCTGGACAAAGATCACCAATTCACAGTGTCGTATGACAATTACGACGAAACCGCAACTCTGGATATGAAAGACATTCTGCCCCTTCACTCGACAGATTCTGGTTCAAGTGATGAGGAGGATGAGGATGGGGAAGAAAACTGGAAAACAAATtttggtgatgatgatgattcaAACAATGATTCATCAGAGGAGGAAATGATGCCCAGGTACTTTATGAGACCAACCCAAACAACAGAGGCACTGGGAGTGTGGGAGGAACACACAAGGGGAATTG
This genomic interval carries:
- the LOC105343527 gene encoding zinc finger CCCH-type with G patch domain-containing protein encodes the protein MDEKALEESLELYKSQLLQVEQTLQAAGSVENADLLQLREDLKELVSLTEDGLLSLKKSNILKSLENETPDNSKDDEYAAFQAAIAAEECNEKESVDSEHGKFTVHDHDDYPTFINGDNSASKTETSCSSNTDPVCKLKQNIKEELSEIVGTLCRAPYLHEWGSSSYHNAMVTDIDISDDNEVMVSVLFCNPTHEGMLPCEYHIEGKCKFSADQCRFSHGDSVKLEDLREYTEPKYSSLKMESPCLALFTDGLWYRAVIVDILDKDHQFTVSYDNYDETATLDMKDILPLHSTDSGSSDEEDEDGEENWKTNFGDDDDSNNDSSEEEMMPRYFMRPTQTTEALGVWEEHTRGIGSKLMAKMGYILGQGLGKMCQGRAEPVPIQLIPQGKSLDKIMELKEKAGDSDMFNVSKKMGRKKPTKKTNSLSQGSVKSSDVFQFINNKLGGKKGNIKELIHHPNPKSKNAPVRILEKELSGRSDRNLNVQLLKTEEEIRTTERELSRLNQALKRHENRDEGMAKQYRAKIAKTEHYLQELKTSEKTIQSHKTKRGNHKKLTIF